The Planifilum fulgidum sequence CCCGGTCCGGTTCATGGAAGGACGGCCTGTGCCGCGGCATTTTCCCGGGTCGGGAGCGATGAAAGGCTGGCGGGCTGTCGGCTCAGACGAATCGTGTTACAATCATGGGTGAAACGCATTTCCGGATTCGCGGCTTTTCGCCCGATGACGGGCGTGGATAAAAAAGCGGGAGATTTGTCCGATGAAGATCGGCCGTTGGAACCTGGCTCCGGTGCCGGCGCTGATCGTCGGCATCGTCGCGATCTCTTTTTCCGCCATTTTCATCAAGTGGTCGGAGGCCCCCGCTTCGATCCTCGGCATGTACCGGTTGCTGTTTACGGTGTTGCTGATGGCTCCCTTCACGGGGAGGGCCGTCCGCCGGGAAATGCGGAGAATCAAGCCGGTGGACGGCGGACTGCTTTTCTTGTCGGGACTGTTTTTGGGGCTGCACTTCCTGTTTTGGATCGAATCCCTCCGCCACACTTCGGTGGCCAGTTCGATGATCGTCCTCTCCCTTCAGCCGGTTTTGGTCGCCATCGGGGCCTATGCGGTGTTTCGGGAGCGGACCGGCGGAGCCGCCCTGCTCGGGATGGGGATGGCCCTGGCCGGAACGGTCCTGATCGGGTGGGGGGATATCGGTTTCTCCAGGGAGGCGGTGTACGGGGATGTGCTTTCCCTGCTGGGCACTCTGGCCGTTTCCGTCCACATGTTGATCGGCCAAAGGCTGTGTGCGCACATCCCTTCCCATGTGTACAGTTTTCTCGTCTTTTTGACGGCCGCCGGGGTTTTGGCCGCATATAACCTGGCGGCGGGAATCGGGATGACCGCTTATCCGGCGCGGGAATGGGGGATCTTCCTCCTTTTGGCCGTCGTCCCCACCGTCTTCGGACACCTGTTGTTCAACAGCCTGCTTCGGGTGGTGGGGGCGACCACCGTCTCCATGTCCATCCTGGGGGAACCGGTGGGAGCGATCCTTCTCGCCTATCTGCTGCTGGGGGAAGGCATCACCGATTACCAGGCGCTCGGCGGGGCCTTGACCCTTGCGGGACTTGCCGTGTTTCTTAAGACGAAGCGGACCGCCCCCTCTCCGGAGCGGCCGGCGCGGGAATCGGCTTGACCCCTCCGAAGATGCGCCTGGCTTATGTCTCCGTCCGAAGGGGAAGGGGTTTGTTGAGCGTCCTTTTCGGAGGTGAAGATCCATGCACTGGGGCGGGCGGCAGCGGGAGATCCCGGAGGGCGGAGGTTTGCCGCCGGGCGCTGAAATTCGACGGGCGACCGAGAAGGATCGGGAAGCCATCCTGGAGGTGGTTGAGACGTGCTTCGCGCCTCCGGGAGGCCATCGCCCGGGCCGCATCGAGGAGCGTTTTTGGCATGTTTATGCGCCGGATCAATTTCAACCCTCCGCCTGGCAGGTCGCCGTGGCCGGGGGAAAATCGTCGCCGCGGCGGGCTTTCCCGCGATGGAGCTGAATGTCGGTCCCTTTTCCCTCCGGTGTGCCGGGGTGACGGGAGTCTGCACCCTCCCCGGGTGGCGGGGCCGCGGCCTGATGAGCGCCCTGTTGAGGGAGGGAATCGATGACATCGATCGGCGCCGGCTTCCCCTCAGCCTTTTAAAGGGGATGCGTCACCGCTATCGGCGGTTCGGCTTTGAGGACGGAGGGCGGAGGCTGGGACTGGTTCTTCATCGGAGGCGATTTCCCGATCCCGGGTGGAGCGACGAACAAGTGGTTCACGTTGCGGGGCTCGGGGCGTCAACGCAGCTTGTCCCGGGTTTTTGCGAGCGGTTGTTGGCCGTTCAGAAGCGGTATCTGGGACGGGCGTTGCGCTCCCTTTC is a genomic window containing:
- a CDS encoding DMT family transporter, with product MKIGRWNLAPVPALIVGIVAISFSAIFIKWSEAPASILGMYRLLFTVLLMAPFTGRAVRREMRRIKPVDGGLLFLSGLFLGLHFLFWIESLRHTSVASSMIVLSLQPVLVAIGAYAVFRERTGGAALLGMGMALAGTVLIGWGDIGFSREAVYGDVLSLLGTLAVSVHMLIGQRLCAHIPSHVYSFLVFLTAAGVLAAYNLAAGIGMTAYPAREWGIFLLLAVVPTVFGHLLFNSLLRVVGATTVSMSILGEPVGAILLAYLLLGEGITDYQALGGALTLAGLAVFLKTKRTAPSPERPARESA